A single genomic interval of Daucus carota subsp. sativus chromosome 1, DH1 v3.0, whole genome shotgun sequence harbors:
- the LOC108218458 gene encoding uncharacterized protein At4g04775: MTSQEGGSSSASMNPEQKYCMCGKRARMNTSWTYNNPGRRFFTCARPKEATGCHFFEWVDDDFSGRAMAVITHLNHRRLYLEEKLKLVEENLSENDEKRKILQCQVEELTEGRIVMQAENQMLKKQMYFCVCVVVAMVALVLMLK; encoded by the exons ATGACGAGCCAAGAAGGAGGTTCTTCGTCTGCTTCAATGAATCCGGAACAAAAGTATTGTATGTGTGGTAAGAGGGCAAGGATGAACACTTCTTGGACTTACAATAATCCAGGAAGGAGGTTCTTCACTTGTGCTAGGCCCAAG GAGGCCACTGGTTGTCATTTCTTTGAATGGGTTGATGATGATTTTTCTGGAAGAGCAATGGCTGTTATCACTCACTTGAATCATCGACGCCTTTATTTGGAGGAAAAATTGAAGTTGGTTGAAGAGAATCTGTCTGAAAATGATGAAAAGAGAAAGATCCTGCAATGTCAAGTGGAGGAGTTAACTGAGGGTAGAATTGTGATGCAAGCTGAGAACCAAATGTTGAAAAAACAGATGTATTTCTGTGTGTGTGTTGTTGTTGCAAtggttgcacttgtgttaatgtTGAAGTAA
- the LOC108202330 gene encoding protein BYPASS1-LIKE produces the protein MPAADFQGSSASHTARSFLSLRRDQVHSMDSNEPTILSQELETFQRHVADFLADLSSASSGDLLSLSWIQKLLDVFLVCQEEFRALLSGCKEELNRQPMNRLINEYFDRSVKALDVCNAIRDGIEQIRQWQMQLEILLCALDGQKSLGEGQFRRAKKALIDLAIGMLDEKESNSVISQRNRSFGRSGINREHRSMENHRSLSWSVSRSWSAARQLQAIGNNLIAPRPNDILATNGLAVAVYTMNYVLYFVMWALVAAIPCQDRGLQTHFHVTRQFIWAGPVLALHEKILEESKKRDRRNATGLLKEIHEIEKCARHMNALVDSVNFPLTEEKDEEVRQRMKEVKSVYEAIKQSLNPMERQVREVFHRIVRSRTECLDSMGRANTS, from the coding sequence ATGCCAGCAGCAGATTTTCAAGGCTCATCAGCATCTCATACTGCCCGTTCATTCTTGAGTTTACGCCGTGATCAGGTCCATTCGATGGATTCAAATGAGCCCACCATTCTATCACAAGAGCTTGAGACTTTCCAGAGACATGTAGCTGATTTTCTAGCAGATTTGTCATCTGCTAGTTCAGGTGATCTTTTGTCACTTTCTTGGATACAGAAGCTTTTAGATGTTTTCCTTGTTTGCCAAGAGGAGTTTAGAGCATTATTGTCTGGTTGTAAAGAGGAATTGAATAGGCAGCCTATGAATCgattgattaatgaatatttcGATAGAAGTGTGAAAGCTTTAGATGTTTGTAATGCTATTCGTGACGGTATTGAGCAGATCAGGCAATGGCAAATGCAGTTGGAGATTTTGCTGTGTGCTTTAGATGGTCAAAAAAGTCTTGGAGAAGGTCAGTTCCGTCGTGCTAAGAAGGCTTTGATTGATTTGGCCATTGGAATGCTTGATGAGAAAGAGTCTAATTCTGTTATTTCTCAAAGAAACCGGTCATTTGGGCGTAGTGGAATTAACAGGGAGCACAGATCAATGGAGAATCATCGATCCTTGTCTTGGAGTGTTTCGAGGTCATGGTCAGCTGCTAGGCAGTTGCAAGCTATTGGTAATAATTTAATTGCTCCGAGGCCTAATGACATATTGGCTACTAATGGACTTGCGGTTGCTGTTTATACGATGAATTATGTGCTATATTTTGTAATGTGGGCTCTTGTGGCGGCAATACCTTGTCAGGACAGAGGTTTACAGACTCATTTTCATGTCACTAGGCAGTTCATATGGGCTGGTCCAGTTCTTGCACTTCATGAGAAGATTTTGGAAGAATCAAAGAAGAGGGACAGAAGAAATGCTACCGGATTGTTGAAGGAAATTCACGAAATTGAGAAATGTGCTCGCCATATGAATGCTCTGGTTGATTCAGTTAACTTTCCATTAACTGAGGAGAAAGATGAAGAGGTGAGACAGAGGATGAAGGAGGTTAAAAGTGTTTATGAAGCGATTAAGCAAAGCTTGAATCCCATGGAAAGACAGGTGAGGGAAGTGTTCCACAGGATTGTTCGAAGTAGAACAGAATGTCTTGATTCAATGGGAAGAGCAAACACATCTTAA
- the LOC108202339 gene encoding inactive protein RESTRICTED TEV MOVEMENT 2 → MEFELGLKLTKCLDEFESADLVISKNGAGPLFISRETETMFILSAHLRGYRREQIKIAINEDGNRIAICGERPVQETSMAGWQVIKKDVEMRAFRKAFIIPDGVILDDIKAMFDQDESLLTITMKKATEGIKGVTVEEVKEETNIREKSESLQVEADKESSWKQASAEGADGIGAQKETSVNKAKEKIAEPSNTSSPIVGNVASEESRSDEGALADEVEDGKKLLDQSTQTDAPKRPKKLLCTPVIAGSSLLVSLIVFVIHLIRTKDKSEKKK, encoded by the exons ATGGAATTTGAGTTGGGGCTTAAACTCACGAAGTGCTTAGATGAGTTTGAATCTGCAGATCTAGTTATTTCGAAAAATGGAGCTGGCCCTCTTTTCATCTCCAGAGAAACCGAAACCATGTTCATCCTCAGTGCTCATCTAAGAG GTTACAGGAGAGAGCAGATAAAGATTGCTATTAATGAGGATGGGAATAGGATTGCTATATGTGGAGAAAGGCCAGTTCAGGAAACAAGTATGGCAGGATGGCAAGTAATCAAGAAAGATGTAGAGATGAGGGCATTTAGAAAGGCTTTTATAATTCCTGATGGTGTGATTTTGGATGATATCAAGGCAATGTTTGATCAAGATGAATCACTGCTTACCATTACAATGAAGAAGGCGACTGAAGGGATAAAAGGGGTTACAGTTGAGGAAGTGAAAGAAGAAACGAACATCAGGGAGAAATCAGAATCACTGCAAGTTGAGGCAGATAAAGAATCATCATGGAAACAGGCATCTGCCGAAGGAGCTGATGGGATTGGTGCTCAAAAAGAAACATCAGTTAACAAAGCGAAGGAAAAGATAGCCGAACCATCAAATACTAGCTCTCCAATTGTAGGAAATGTGGCTTCGGAAGAAAGCAGATCCGATGAAGGAGCCTTGGCTGATGAGGTAGAGGACGGGAAGAAGTTACTTGATCAGTCTACACAAACAGATGCTCCGAAAAGGCCAAAGAAGTTATTATGCACGCCAGTGATAGCAGGATCATCTCTGTTAGTTTCTCTTATAGTCTTTGTAATCCACCTAATCAGAACTAAGGATAAATCAGAAAAGAAGAAATAG
- the LOC108202350 gene encoding early nodulin-like protein 9, translating to MEFSISKLVCFLGFTCLALLVNTAHSATVVVDGVSNWKDPTVQVGDSVIFEHKYEYKLYIFQNRRAFNLCNFTQATLLTNPNSTSYTWHPSRLGYFYFSFNNGTTKPCEQGQKLAIKVSIFQPQVSSPLASPPLSPGGAVSSSPSYQWPFRPRDSTSPGPAPTTALLPASSPGGGIPFINSNPAVPLPTGEVDSATIGPLPITSAAHYTMLQVVGFQFHPQLQTALLCFVLFLALQ from the exons ATGGAGTTCTCCATTTCTAAACTTGTATGCTTCTTGGGTTTCACTTGTTTGGCTCTGCTTGTCAACACTGCTCATTCTGCAACGGTTGTTGTAGACGGTGTTTCAAATTGGAAAGACCCCACTGTTCAAGTTGGAGATTCAGTCA TATTTGAGCACAAGTACGAGTACAAGCTCTACATTTTCCAGAACAGAAGAGCTTTCAACCTCTGCAACTTCACTCAAGCTACTCTTCTCACTAACCCCAACTCCACATCCTACACA TGGCATCCATCTAGACTCGGGTACTTCTATTTCTCCTTCAACAATGGCACCACAAAACCATGTGAACAAGGCCAAAAACTTGCCATCAAAGTATCCATTTTCCAGCCTCAAGTCTCCTCACCCTTGGCATCTCCTCCCCTGAGTCCCGGTGGGGCAGTATCGTCCTCCCCATCGTACCAATGGCCTTTTCGTCCCCGCGATTCGACATCCCCGGGTCCTGCACCTACCACTGCACTACTTCCGGCCTCAAGTCCCGGTGGAGGCATACCATTTATAAACAGCAACCCGGCAGTGCCATTGCCGACTGGTGAAGTGGACTCTGCCACAATTGGTCCCCTGCCCATCACCTCTGCTGCTCACTATACAATGCTGCAG GTTGTGGGGTTCCAGTTTCACCCGCAGCTTCAGACAGCTCTGCTATGTTTTGTGCTTTTCCTTGCACTGCAATGA